A window of Kribbella amoyensis contains these coding sequences:
- a CDS encoding YeeE/YedE family protein encodes MTATTAPPLTRKLLDGVTSAPVPAAPALGPVSRIPLIVAVLGAVVLEIVVWSSHGAKPGVLLLLGLGLGIALFHSRFGFTSAWRQLVAVGNGAGLRAHTVLLGATATLFALVIGTGTGAFGSTPAPSGGPLGVGLVLGAFLFGFGMQLGGACASGTLFAVGSGQSTIVLTLGGFIAGSVLYSWQYGLVDDLPSVPAVVLADHLGWFGSWIVTLAVLAGIFTLSLVVQRRRVPPPTDAVPSARGVLRVIRGSWPLWVGAIVLAVLGAGVLIVSGGAWGITSAFNLWGAKLLQAVGLHPEAWAFWQQPAQAKMLAGPILADKTSLTDLGIVFGAAVASAAGGAWTLHRHIPWRTALAAVLGGIVMGVGARLAGGCNIGAYLAGIASGSLHGWLWAAAALVGTYLGLRTRPLFRLANPKPTSSVC; translated from the coding sequence ATGACCGCCACCACCGCCCCACCCCTGACCCGCAAGCTCCTCGACGGAGTCACCTCGGCCCCGGTCCCGGCCGCGCCCGCCCTCGGCCCGGTGAGCCGGATCCCGCTGATCGTCGCCGTTCTCGGCGCGGTGGTGCTCGAGATCGTCGTCTGGTCCTCGCACGGAGCCAAACCGGGCGTGCTGTTGTTGCTGGGGCTCGGGCTCGGGATCGCGTTGTTCCACTCACGGTTCGGATTCACCTCGGCCTGGCGCCAGTTGGTTGCAGTCGGCAATGGAGCGGGGTTGCGGGCGCACACCGTGCTGCTCGGTGCCACGGCGACGCTGTTCGCGCTGGTGATCGGTACCGGGACGGGCGCGTTCGGCAGTACCCCGGCGCCGTCCGGCGGGCCACTCGGAGTGGGGTTGGTGCTGGGCGCGTTCCTGTTCGGGTTCGGGATGCAGCTGGGTGGGGCGTGCGCGTCGGGCACGTTGTTCGCGGTCGGGTCCGGCCAGTCGACGATCGTGCTGACGCTCGGCGGGTTCATCGCCGGCTCGGTGCTGTACTCGTGGCAGTACGGGCTCGTCGACGACCTGCCCTCCGTCCCGGCGGTGGTGCTGGCGGATCACCTCGGCTGGTTCGGTTCGTGGATCGTCACGCTCGCCGTCCTGGCCGGGATCTTCACGCTCTCCTTGGTGGTGCAGCGGCGCCGGGTCCCGCCGCCGACCGACGCGGTCCCGAGTGCGCGCGGCGTCCTGCGGGTGATCCGCGGGTCGTGGCCGTTGTGGGTGGGCGCGATTGTCCTGGCGGTACTCGGTGCGGGCGTTCTGATCGTGTCGGGCGGGGCGTGGGGAATCACCAGCGCGTTCAACCTGTGGGGCGCGAAACTGTTGCAGGCGGTCGGTCTGCACCCGGAGGCGTGGGCCTTCTGGCAGCAGCCCGCGCAGGCGAAGATGCTGGCCGGCCCGATCCTCGCCGACAAGACCAGCCTGACCGACCTCGGCATCGTCTTCGGCGCGGCCGTCGCGTCCGCCGCCGGTGGTGCGTGGACCCTGCACCGGCACATCCCCTGGCGCACGGCTCTCGCGGCGGTCCTGGGCGGCATCGTGATGGGCGTCGGCGCCCGCCTCGCCGGCGGCTGCAACATCGGCGCCTACCTGGCCGGGATCGCCTCCGGCAGCCTGCACGGCTGGCTCTGGGCCGCCGCCGCGCTCGTCGGCACGTACCTCGGTCTCCGTACTCGCCCGCTCTTCCGCCTCGCCAATCCCAAGCCCACCTCCTCGGTCTGCTGA
- a CDS encoding HpcH/HpaI aldolase/citrate lyase family protein, which produces MAESAAEGYRARRSCLATPGSNPRFLAKAKGLDADQVFLDLEDSVAPIAKVDARKNIVAALNEGGWGSKLRVVRVNDWTTEWTYADVIEVVSGAGANLDCIMLPKVQTAEQVVALDLLLTQLEKVHGYEPGRIGIEAQIENALGLTNVNAIATASPRVETIIFGPADFMASINMKSLVVGEQPPGYDVGDAYHYILMQILMAARAHGKQAIDGPYLQIKDVDGFRRVAGRSAALGFDGKWVLHPDQIAAANEVYSPRQDDYDHAENILDAYDHFTSAAGGARGAVMLGDEMIDEASRKMALVISAKGRAAGMTRTDVWQPPAD; this is translated from the coding sequence ATGGCTGAGTCGGCTGCTGAGGGATATCGGGCCAGGCGGTCCTGTCTGGCGACGCCCGGGTCGAACCCGCGGTTCCTGGCGAAGGCGAAGGGGCTGGACGCGGACCAGGTGTTCCTCGACCTGGAGGACTCGGTCGCGCCGATCGCCAAGGTGGACGCCCGCAAGAACATCGTCGCCGCCTTGAACGAGGGCGGCTGGGGTTCGAAGCTCCGGGTGGTCCGGGTGAACGACTGGACCACCGAGTGGACCTACGCCGACGTGATCGAGGTCGTCTCCGGCGCGGGCGCGAACCTCGACTGCATCATGCTGCCGAAGGTGCAGACCGCCGAGCAGGTGGTCGCGCTGGACCTGCTGCTCACCCAGCTGGAGAAGGTGCACGGGTACGAGCCCGGCCGGATCGGGATCGAGGCGCAGATCGAGAACGCGCTCGGCCTGACCAACGTGAACGCGATCGCCACCGCCTCGCCGCGGGTGGAGACGATCATCTTCGGCCCGGCGGACTTCATGGCGTCGATCAACATGAAGTCGCTGGTGGTCGGCGAGCAGCCGCCCGGGTACGACGTCGGCGACGCGTACCACTACATCCTGATGCAGATCCTGATGGCGGCCCGCGCGCACGGCAAGCAGGCGATCGACGGCCCGTACCTGCAGATCAAGGACGTCGACGGCTTCCGCCGGGTGGCCGGCCGGTCCGCGGCGCTCGGCTTCGACGGCAAGTGGGTGCTGCACCCGGACCAGATCGCGGCCGCCAACGAGGTGTACTCGCCGCGCCAGGACGACTACGACCACGCCGAGAACATTCTCGACGCCTACGACCACTTCACCTCGGCCGCCGGTGGTGCCCGCGGTGCGGTGATGCTGGGCGACGAGATGATCGACGAGGCGTCCCGGAAGATGGCGCTGGTCATCTCCGCCAAGGGCCGCGCCGCCGGCATGACCCGGACCGACGTCTGGCAGCCGCCGGCCGACTGA
- a CDS encoding VOC family protein: MERTPLRLGLIGQISRPVSEIGRAVRWYSEVLGLPHLYTFGDLAFFDCAGTRLYLQASEPSNHGEPSVLYFRVDDIQAGYDELRARGAEFEDAPHLIHRHDDGTEEWMAFFLDPDGHPLAIMAQVPPPP, encoded by the coding sequence ATGGAACGAACACCTCTGCGACTCGGCCTGATCGGGCAGATTTCGCGGCCGGTCAGCGAGATCGGGCGGGCGGTGCGGTGGTACTCGGAGGTGCTCGGGTTGCCGCATCTGTACACGTTCGGGGACCTGGCGTTCTTCGACTGCGCCGGCACCCGGCTCTACCTCCAGGCGAGCGAGCCGTCGAACCACGGTGAGCCGTCCGTACTGTACTTCCGCGTCGACGACATCCAGGCCGGATACGACGAGTTGCGGGCGCGCGGGGCCGAGTTCGAGGACGCTCCGCACCTGATCCACCGGCACGACGACGGGACCGAGGAGTGGATGGCGTTCTTCCTCGATCCCGACGGGCACCCGCTCGCGATCATGGCGCAGGTCCCGCCACCACCCTGA
- a CDS encoding peptidylprolyl isomerase has protein sequence MKRSLLPALIATTLLAATLTTTPAAAVPAGHGSPSVQCEFTPTPENPAAKPVTVPSATAKARGKVNVYFLTNYGPFVVRMDRGNAPCGVHNFVHLVRSRFYDRTRCFRLTNSARLGVLQCGDIYRQEEGGPGYKFPDEVTGQETYPRGTVAYGNQGPGTNGSEFFVVHSFANIDPNYTVLGQVVHGMSTFDRIVAAGIADPDQDGPPTHPVRILKVTTLH, from the coding sequence ATGAAGCGATCACTTCTCCCCGCCCTGATCGCGACGACACTGCTCGCCGCGACACTGACGACGACGCCCGCGGCGGCCGTGCCCGCCGGTCACGGGTCACCCTCCGTGCAGTGCGAGTTCACCCCCACCCCGGAGAACCCGGCCGCCAAACCGGTCACGGTCCCGTCCGCGACCGCCAAGGCCCGCGGCAAGGTGAACGTGTACTTCCTCACCAACTACGGCCCGTTCGTGGTCCGGATGGACCGCGGCAACGCACCCTGCGGCGTGCACAACTTCGTCCACCTGGTCCGGAGCAGGTTCTACGACCGCACCCGGTGCTTCCGCCTGACGAACTCGGCCCGCCTCGGCGTCCTCCAATGCGGCGACATCTACCGCCAGGAAGAAGGCGGCCCGGGCTACAAGTTCCCCGACGAGGTGACCGGCCAGGAGACCTACCCCCGCGGCACCGTTGCCTACGGCAACCAGGGTCCCGGGACGAACGGCAGCGAGTTCTTCGTCGTCCACAGCTTCGCCAACATCGACCCCAACTACACCGTCCTCGGCCAGGTCGTGCACGGCATGAGCACCTTCGACCGCATCGTCGCCGCCGGCATCGCCGACCCCGACCAGGACGGCCCGCCCACCCACCCGGTCCGCATCCTCAAGGTCACCACCCTCCACTAA
- a CDS encoding serine/threonine-protein kinase encodes MNGELLAERYRLVELLGRGGAGEVWRAEDEVLARSVAVKLLRSLDGDQMDAVERFRIEAQAAARLTHPNVVATYDVGAAGDQIFLVMELVQGTDLAQLLRGNGLPTAKVVADIAVQGARALDAAHAAGIVHRDVKPANLLLATNGTLKITDFGLAHTGGLNGATGPVLLGTAAYISPEQVRGASATPASDWYSFGCVLYELLEGAPPFVAETTDLVLRQHLDATPIPVRRTDGPPGLADLVMRLLAKDPADRPSSAAEVTGLLNGTTATAQVAQAAQAVPDAPDSLTRVMPFLADAPQPATAQPGNEQYAQYGDERYDDEWEPRRRALYPKILVGLAVVVVGVLAAALLRQGVAEPPVQAGGLPTTPPPAAKVTAKAKPTVTPTPKPTPKATPKKTPKKTPEQPKTGQAALKQLAQLVRQSSKEGREGRSVREAAKDLDQAASALADGDEEKAAEQFNDARRRLYFAQRTQNWQPTQQIVTLFNSVGRSLATSGDGRNSEE; translated from the coding sequence GTGAACGGCGAGCTACTCGCGGAGCGGTACCGCCTGGTCGAGCTGCTCGGCCGCGGCGGCGCCGGTGAGGTCTGGCGGGCCGAGGACGAGGTACTGGCCCGTTCGGTCGCGGTGAAACTGCTGCGCAGCCTCGACGGTGACCAGATGGACGCCGTCGAGCGGTTCCGTATCGAGGCCCAGGCGGCTGCCCGGCTGACCCACCCGAACGTGGTCGCCACGTACGACGTGGGCGCGGCCGGTGACCAGATCTTCCTGGTGATGGAGCTCGTCCAGGGCACCGACCTCGCCCAGTTGCTGCGCGGGAACGGGCTGCCGACCGCGAAGGTGGTCGCCGACATCGCCGTCCAGGGCGCCCGCGCACTCGACGCGGCGCACGCGGCCGGCATCGTGCACCGTGACGTCAAGCCCGCCAATCTGCTGCTCGCCACCAACGGCACGCTGAAGATCACCGACTTCGGTCTCGCCCACACCGGCGGACTCAACGGCGCCACCGGACCCGTCCTGCTCGGCACGGCCGCGTACATCTCGCCGGAGCAGGTCCGTGGCGCGTCGGCGACCCCCGCGAGCGACTGGTACTCCTTCGGCTGCGTCCTGTACGAACTGCTCGAAGGCGCGCCGCCGTTCGTCGCGGAGACGACCGACCTGGTGCTGCGTCAGCACCTGGACGCCACCCCGATCCCGGTGCGCCGTACCGACGGGCCGCCCGGGCTCGCGGACCTGGTGATGCGGTTGCTCGCCAAGGACCCCGCGGACCGCCCGTCGTCCGCGGCCGAGGTCACCGGCCTGCTCAACGGCACCACGGCGACCGCGCAGGTCGCGCAGGCCGCGCAGGCAGTCCCGGACGCGCCCGACAGTCTCACCCGGGTGATGCCGTTCCTCGCCGACGCCCCACAACCGGCGACGGCCCAACCCGGCAACGAGCAGTACGCGCAGTACGGCGATGAGCGGTACGACGACGAGTGGGAACCGCGTCGCCGGGCCTTGTACCCCAAGATCCTTGTCGGCCTGGCCGTCGTCGTGGTCGGCGTGCTCGCGGCCGCGTTGCTGCGGCAGGGCGTCGCTGAGCCGCCGGTGCAGGCGGGTGGTCTCCCGACGACCCCGCCACCGGCCGCCAAGGTGACGGCCAAGGCGAAGCCGACCGTGACGCCGACGCCCAAGCCGACCCCGAAGGCCACCCCGAAGAAGACGCCCAAGAAGACCCCGGAGCAGCCGAAGACCGGCCAGGCCGCGCTGAAGCAGCTGGCCCAGCTCGTCCGGCAGAGCAGCAAGGAAGGCCGCGAGGGCCGCTCGGTGCGGGAGGCCGCGAAGGACCTTGACCAGGCCGCGAGCGCGCTGGCCGACGGCGACGAGGAGAAGGCTGCCGAGCAGTTCAACGACGCGCGGCGCCGGCTCTACTTCGCCCAGCGGACGCAGAACTGGCAGCCGACCCAGCAGATCGTCACACTGTTCAACAGCGTGGGCCGCAGCCTGGCCACGTCCGGCGACGGCCGCAACTCCGAGGAGTAG
- a CDS encoding acyl-CoA dehydrogenase family protein has protein sequence MSRLQQTEGLTDIQEEILKTVRAFVEAEILPVATELEHQDEYPTEIVEGLKELGLFGLMIPEEYGGLGESLLTYALCVEEIARGWMSVSGIINTHFIVAYMLLQHGTDEQKQKHLPRMATGEVRGAFSMSEPGCGSDVSAIKTKAVKAADGYTITGQKMWLTNGGSSNLVAVLVKTDEGADSVYKNMTTFLVEKEPGFGEVAPGLSVPGKIEKMGYKGVDTTELVFDGFAIEAGQILGGVPGKGFYQMMDGVEVGRVNVAARGCGVARRAFELGISYAQQRETFGKKIADHQAVLFRLADMAVKVEAAHELMVKAARKKDSGSRNDFEAGVAKYLASEYCAQVVEDSFRIHGGYGFSKEYEIERLYREAPMLLIGEGTADIQRMIIGRRLLEDYKL, from the coding sequence ATGAGCAGGTTGCAGCAGACCGAGGGTCTCACCGACATCCAGGAGGAGATCCTCAAGACGGTCCGGGCCTTCGTCGAGGCCGAGATCCTGCCGGTGGCGACCGAGCTGGAGCACCAGGACGAGTACCCGACCGAGATCGTCGAGGGCCTCAAGGAACTCGGCCTGTTCGGGCTGATGATCCCCGAGGAGTACGGCGGGCTCGGCGAGTCGCTGCTCACCTACGCGCTCTGCGTCGAGGAGATCGCGCGCGGCTGGATGAGCGTGTCCGGCATCATCAACACCCACTTCATCGTCGCGTACATGCTGCTCCAGCACGGCACCGACGAGCAGAAGCAGAAGCACCTGCCGCGGATGGCGACCGGGGAGGTCCGGGGCGCGTTCTCGATGTCGGAACCGGGCTGCGGGTCCGACGTGTCCGCGATCAAGACCAAGGCGGTCAAGGCCGCCGACGGGTACACGATCACCGGCCAGAAGATGTGGCTCACCAACGGCGGATCGAGCAACCTGGTCGCCGTGCTGGTGAAGACCGACGAGGGCGCCGACTCGGTCTACAAGAACATGACCACCTTCCTGGTCGAGAAGGAACCGGGCTTCGGCGAGGTCGCACCGGGACTGAGCGTGCCGGGCAAGATCGAGAAGATGGGCTACAAGGGCGTCGACACCACCGAGCTCGTGTTCGACGGGTTCGCGATCGAGGCCGGCCAGATCCTCGGCGGCGTTCCGGGCAAGGGCTTCTACCAGATGATGGACGGCGTCGAGGTCGGCCGGGTCAACGTCGCCGCCCGGGGCTGCGGGGTGGCCCGGCGCGCGTTCGAGCTGGGGATCTCGTACGCCCAGCAGCGGGAGACGTTCGGCAAGAAGATCGCCGACCACCAGGCCGTGCTGTTCCGGCTGGCCGACATGGCGGTCAAGGTCGAGGCCGCGCACGAGCTGATGGTGAAGGCGGCCCGCAAGAAGGACAGCGGGTCCCGCAACGACTTCGAGGCCGGTGTCGCGAAGTACCTGGCCAGCGAGTACTGCGCGCAGGTGGTGGAGGACTCGTTCCGGATCCACGGCGGCTACGGCTTCTCCAAGGAGTACGAGATCGAGCGGCTGTACCGGGAGGCGCCGATGCTGCTGATCGGCGAGGGCACCGCGGACATCCAGCGGATGATCATCGGCCGCCGGCTGCTCGAGGACTACAAGCTCTGA
- a CDS encoding AfsR/SARP family transcriptional regulator yields the protein MIRLLGGVSVQVDDRPAELRGDRLRSLLALLALAAGSSVSKSSLVERIWGESPPADASHSLHTLISRLRRAIGADLISTAPTGYTLLVVPDQVDVLRFAGLQRVAAQMGDRETELTLLTEALELWTGRPFEGLAPSWFESVALPPLVEQYLLAVERRLELRDDPDRRGTEDPSGRIGADLAELRELTTAYPLRESLWVRLLRLLARSGRTAEALELYESVRQRIAEELGVDPGAELRAVHAELLAGETPVPAPSVKPPVAPSQLPADVPGFCGRKQALAELDRMTAAHGPESVVTLVLHGPGGVGKTSLAVHWSHQAAAEFPDGTLFVDLGGYGPGEPVEPSVALGYLLHALGVPAGQIPAEVDGRSALFRSTLAGRRILLVLDNARSAEQVRPLLPGRGAVVLITSRSRLRGLVAREGARQLPVDQLSEADARTLLTDRIGPPVTTEAKLLDQLAHSCNHLPLALVIAAEQVAHRSGSALAELVEELDEYQLDAFETDEDVATDLRAVFSWSYRALEPEAARLFRILSLYPERRFGPPAVAALAGLDERTVTKLLRRLTDLHLVVESGPNRFQLHDLLRAYAGERFGELDDPREAERAWERLLDWAIQTVLAARQVLGEPRRLDYLDDPLPTTVPLRFEDQAAARAWFDLELRGLMAMVVGGAARGLYASAGRLGLQLWVHLSRLVSPDESISIQRIAVDCGRRVGNRKLEALAYNQLGTSYGARGDLDRAEPELRRALATFEAIDSEVGIALVRGNLGYLLQLRGQLDEAIEQQQLALQSTRRMGDDHASAAKLNNLAMTYIEAGRYADAKRTALECVDLSRDLTDKRSLCYVNDTLGQAYVGLGEVAAAADRYETSVRLNLEIGNIAPAAATLLRLGQARFDDGDDRAAAGAWQRALDLIDAHNLSTMSSLRDEIAGHLTTLTG from the coding sequence GTGATCCGCTTGCTGGGCGGTGTCTCCGTCCAGGTCGACGACCGGCCCGCTGAGCTTCGCGGCGACCGGTTGCGCTCCTTGCTCGCGCTGCTCGCGTTGGCGGCCGGCAGCAGTGTCAGCAAGTCCTCGCTGGTCGAGCGGATCTGGGGCGAGTCACCGCCGGCCGATGCGAGCCACAGCCTGCACACCCTGATCAGCAGATTGCGCCGCGCGATCGGAGCCGACCTGATCAGCACGGCGCCCACCGGCTACACGCTGCTGGTCGTCCCCGACCAGGTGGACGTACTGCGCTTCGCCGGGCTGCAGCGCGTCGCGGCGCAGATGGGTGACCGTGAGACCGAGCTGACTCTGCTGACCGAGGCCCTGGAGTTGTGGACGGGCCGGCCGTTCGAGGGACTCGCGCCCAGCTGGTTCGAGTCGGTCGCGCTGCCCCCACTCGTCGAGCAGTACCTGCTGGCCGTCGAACGCCGCCTCGAACTCCGCGACGACCCCGACCGCCGAGGGACCGAGGACCCGAGCGGCCGCATCGGTGCGGACCTGGCCGAGCTCCGCGAACTCACCACGGCGTACCCCCTGCGCGAGTCTCTGTGGGTGCGCCTGCTCCGCCTGCTCGCCCGAAGCGGCCGTACTGCCGAGGCGCTGGAGCTGTACGAGAGTGTGCGGCAACGGATCGCGGAGGAACTCGGTGTCGATCCAGGTGCGGAGCTGCGCGCGGTCCATGCGGAGTTGCTCGCCGGGGAGACGCCCGTACCCGCTCCGTCGGTGAAGCCGCCGGTTGCGCCCAGTCAGCTGCCCGCCGACGTGCCCGGTTTCTGCGGACGCAAGCAGGCACTCGCGGAGCTCGACCGGATGACGGCCGCCCATGGACCGGAATCTGTGGTCACTCTTGTCCTGCACGGGCCGGGCGGTGTCGGCAAGACGAGTCTGGCCGTGCACTGGAGCCACCAGGCCGCCGCAGAGTTCCCGGACGGCACGCTCTTCGTGGATCTCGGCGGCTACGGTCCCGGCGAACCGGTCGAGCCGTCGGTCGCGCTGGGGTACCTGCTGCACGCCCTCGGCGTACCGGCGGGGCAGATCCCGGCCGAGGTGGACGGACGGAGTGCTTTGTTCCGCTCCACGTTGGCGGGGCGGCGCATCCTGCTGGTGCTCGACAACGCGCGCAGTGCCGAGCAGGTCCGGCCGTTGCTGCCGGGCCGAGGCGCAGTCGTCCTGATCACCAGCCGCAGCCGCCTGCGGGGACTGGTTGCCCGGGAGGGAGCACGGCAACTTCCCGTGGACCAGTTGTCCGAGGCGGACGCGCGGACCTTGCTGACCGACCGGATCGGCCCACCGGTGACCACGGAGGCGAAGCTGCTGGACCAGTTGGCGCACAGCTGCAACCACCTGCCGCTCGCCCTGGTGATCGCGGCCGAGCAGGTGGCGCATCGGTCCGGCTCGGCCCTCGCGGAGCTGGTGGAGGAACTGGACGAGTACCAGCTGGACGCGTTCGAGACCGACGAGGACGTGGCGACCGATCTACGTGCCGTCTTCTCCTGGTCGTACCGTGCGCTGGAGCCAGAGGCGGCGCGGCTGTTCCGGATCCTCAGCCTGTACCCCGAGCGCCGCTTCGGCCCGCCCGCGGTTGCCGCGCTGGCCGGCCTGGACGAGCGGACCGTGACCAAGCTGCTCCGGCGGCTCACCGATCTGCACCTCGTCGTGGAGTCCGGCCCGAACCGCTTCCAGTTGCACGACCTGCTCCGCGCGTACGCCGGGGAACGGTTCGGCGAGCTGGACGATCCACGCGAAGCGGAGCGGGCCTGGGAGCGCCTGCTGGACTGGGCGATCCAGACGGTCCTCGCGGCGCGGCAAGTCCTCGGCGAACCGCGTCGGCTGGACTATCTGGACGACCCGTTGCCGACGACGGTCCCGCTGCGCTTCGAGGACCAGGCGGCCGCGCGGGCGTGGTTCGACCTGGAGCTGCGCGGCCTGATGGCGATGGTGGTCGGTGGCGCCGCCCGCGGTCTGTACGCGAGCGCGGGCCGCCTCGGTCTGCAGTTGTGGGTGCATCTGTCCCGCCTGGTCAGCCCGGACGAGTCGATCTCGATCCAGCGCATCGCCGTCGACTGCGGCCGCCGGGTCGGCAACCGGAAGCTCGAGGCGCTCGCGTACAACCAACTCGGGACGAGCTACGGCGCCCGCGGCGACCTGGATCGGGCCGAGCCCGAGTTGCGCCGGGCGCTGGCGACGTTCGAGGCGATCGACAGCGAGGTCGGGATCGCGTTGGTCCGCGGGAATCTCGGTTATCTGCTGCAGTTGCGGGGCCAACTGGACGAGGCGATCGAGCAACAGCAGCTCGCGTTGCAGAGCACCCGCCGGATGGGTGACGACCACGCGTCCGCGGCGAAGCTGAACAACCTCGCGATGACCTACATCGAGGCCGGCCGGTACGCCGACGCCAAGCGGACCGCGCTCGAATGCGTCGACCTGAGCCGCGACCTCACCGACAAACGGTCCCTGTGCTACGTCAACGACACCCTCGGCCAGGCGTACGTCGGACTGGGCGAGGTCGCGGCGGCCGCCGACCGGTACGAGACCTCGGTCCGGCTGAACCTGGAGATCGGCAACATCGCGCCGGCGGCCGCCACCCTGCTCCGCCTCGGTCAGGCCAGGTTCGACGACGGGGACGACAGGGCCGCCGCCGGTGCGTGGCAACGGGCCCTGGACCTCATCGACGCCCACAACCTGAGCACGATGAGCTCGCTCCGGGACGAGATCGCCGGCCACCTCACCACGCTCACCGGCTGA
- a CDS encoding ArsR/SmtB family transcription factor has translation MLRIHFTPRDLARTTISTRPAPAWEILLSLHMLQHTDGRLVFEDWRRHVRTKVAPDQMRLLLELTPPRGYSPDFLTPAASAPDFETSLELTLSTPRQQIRSQLDLLGKYRPASPWIRQLAQGDGASIRRLGRAMRTYHDAAIVPYWKAIGTHVSADQAYRGEALARHGVDRLLSTLHPRVRWNAPVLQVLDMHDRDLYLDGRGIELQPSAFCWQVPTKLRDPDLKPILVYPIHHAPGFLRQSSVERCKPNDALGSLLGSTRAAALDATVTGCTTTELARRCDISPAAASHQATVLREAGLITTRRAGASVLHEITQLGIWLLSGHGSGTPRDRVRG, from the coding sequence GTGCTTCGGATCCACTTCACGCCGCGCGACCTCGCGCGCACCACGATCTCGACCCGGCCCGCGCCGGCCTGGGAGATCCTGCTCAGCCTGCACATGCTCCAGCACACCGACGGCCGGCTGGTCTTCGAGGACTGGCGGCGGCACGTCCGGACGAAGGTCGCCCCCGACCAGATGCGGTTACTGCTCGAGCTGACCCCACCTCGCGGCTACTCCCCCGACTTCCTCACCCCGGCCGCGTCGGCGCCGGACTTCGAGACCTCGCTCGAGCTGACCCTGTCGACGCCACGGCAGCAGATCCGCAGCCAGCTCGACCTGCTCGGCAAGTACCGGCCCGCGTCGCCGTGGATCCGCCAGCTCGCCCAAGGAGACGGCGCCTCGATCCGGAGACTCGGTCGGGCCATGCGGACGTACCACGACGCCGCGATCGTCCCGTACTGGAAGGCGATCGGCACCCACGTGTCGGCCGACCAGGCGTACCGCGGTGAGGCGCTCGCGCGGCACGGCGTGGACCGGTTGCTGTCGACGCTGCACCCGCGGGTCCGCTGGAACGCACCGGTCCTGCAGGTGCTCGACATGCACGACCGCGATCTGTACCTGGACGGGCGCGGGATCGAGCTGCAGCCGTCCGCGTTCTGCTGGCAGGTACCGACGAAGCTGCGCGACCCGGACCTGAAGCCGATCCTCGTCTACCCGATCCACCACGCGCCCGGGTTCCTGCGGCAGTCGTCGGTCGAGCGGTGCAAACCCAACGACGCACTCGGCTCGCTGCTCGGCTCCACCCGCGCGGCCGCGTTGGACGCGACGGTGACCGGTTGTACGACGACCGAGCTGGCCCGGCGGTGCGACATCTCGCCGGCCGCGGCCAGCCACCAGGCGACCGTACTGCGCGAGGCCGGGCTGATCACGACCCGCCGGGCCGGCGCCTCGGTCCTGCACGAGATCACCCAGCTCGGCATCTGGCTGTTGTCCGGCCACGGCTCCGGCACTCCCCGGGACCGCGTCCGCGGCTGA